From Acomys russatus chromosome 25, mAcoRus1.1, whole genome shotgun sequence, a single genomic window includes:
- the Slc16a11 gene encoding monocarboxylate transporter 11 isoform X1, with protein sequence MTPKPAGPPDGGWGWVVAAAAFAVNGLSYGLLRSLGLALPDLAEHFERSAQDTAWVSALALAVQQAASPVGSALSTRWGARPVVMVGGVLTSLGLVFSAFAQSLLHLYLGLGLLAGSGWALVFAPALGTLSRYFSRRRVLAVGLALTGNGASSLLLAPALQFLLDTFGWRGALLLLGAVTLHLTPCGALLRPLALSGDPLAPPRTPLAALGLGLFKRRAFSVFAFGTALIGGGYFVPYVHLGPHALDQGMGGYGAALVVAVAAVGDASARLVSGWLADQGWVPLPRLLVVFGSLTGLGVLAVGLVPTVETEEGWGAPLLAAAGAYGLSAGSYAPLVFGVLPGLVGLGGVVQATGLVMMLMSLGGLLGPPLSGFLRDKTGDFSASFLVCSSFILSGSFIYLGLPRALPSCRPASPPATPPPERGELLPVPQVSLLSAGGPDATRDITC encoded by the exons ATGACCCCCAAGCCGGCCGGACCCCCGGacgggggctggggctgggtggtggcggccGCAGCATTCGCCGTGAACGGGCTCTCCTACGGGCTCTTACGCTCCCTGGGCCTTGCCCTCCCCGACCTCGCGGAGCACTTTGAACGAAGCGCCCAGGACACTGCGTGGGTCAGCGCCCTGGCCTTGGCCGTGCAGCAGGCAGCCA GCCCAGTGGGCAGCGCCCTGAGCACTCGCTGGGGGGCACGCCCCGTGGTGATGGTTGGGGGAGTCCTAACCTCGCTTGGCTTGGTCTTCTCGGCTTTCGCCCAAAGCCTCCTGCACCTCTACCTCGGCCTGGGCCTCCTCGCTG GCTCCGGCTGGGCCCTGGTGTTCGCCCCTGCCCTGGGTACCCTCTCTCGGTACTTCTCCCGCCGTCGGGTCTTGGCGGTAGGGTTGGCGCTCACCGGTAATGGGGCATCCTCGCTGCTCCTGGCACCTGCCTTGCAGTTCCTCCTTGATACTTTTGGCTGGCGGGGTGCGTTGCTTCTCCTTGGCGCTGTCACCCTCCATCTCACACCCTGTGGCGCCTTGCTTCGACCCTTAGCTCTCTCTGGTGACCCCCTGGCCCCACCTCGCACCCCGCTAGCTGCCCTCGGCCTAGGTCTCTTCAAGCGGCGGGCCTTTTCAGTCTTCGCTTTCGGGACAGCCTTGATTGGGGGCGGATACTTCGTCCCCTACGTGCACTTGGGTCCTCACGCTTTAGACCAGGGCATGGGGGGTTACGGGGCAGCGTTGGTGGTGGCTGTTGCTGCAGTGGGAGATGCCAGTGCCCGATTGGTCAGCGGATGGCTGGCAGACCAGGGCTGGGTGCCCCTTCCACGGCTTCTGGTTGTATTTGGGTCTCTGACTGGATTAGGGGTACTGGCAGTGGGACTAGTGCCCACTGTGGAGACGGAAGAGGGTTGGGGGGCTCCCCTGCTGGCCGCTGCTGGGGCCTACGGCCTGAGCGCCGGGAGTTACGCCCCGCTGGTTTTCGGTGTGCTCCCGGGGCTGGTGGGCCTTGGGGGTGTGGTGCAGGCCACAGGTCTCGTGATGATGCTGATGAGCCTCGGGGGACTCCTGGGCCCTCCTCTGTCAG GTTTCCTACGGGATAAGACAGGAGACTTCAGTGCCTCTTTCCTGGTGTGCAGCTCTTTCATCCTCTCGGGCAGCTTCATCTACTTGGGGCTGCCCAGAGCCCTCCCCTCCTGCCGACCGGCCTCCCCtccagccacccctccccctgaGAGAGGGGAGCTGCTCCCAGTTCCACAAGTCTCCCTGCTCTCCGCAGGGGGGCCCGATGCCACCCGCGATATCACTTGTTGA
- the Slc16a11 gene encoding monocarboxylate transporter 11 isoform X2, translating into MVGGVLTSLGLVFSAFAQSLLHLYLGLGLLAGSGWALVFAPALGTLSRYFSRRRVLAVGLALTGNGASSLLLAPALQFLLDTFGWRGALLLLGAVTLHLTPCGALLRPLALSGDPLAPPRTPLAALGLGLFKRRAFSVFAFGTALIGGGYFVPYVHLGPHALDQGMGGYGAALVVAVAAVGDASARLVSGWLADQGWVPLPRLLVVFGSLTGLGVLAVGLVPTVETEEGWGAPLLAAAGAYGLSAGSYAPLVFGVLPGLVGLGGVVQATGLVMMLMSLGGLLGPPLSGFLRDKTGDFSASFLVCSSFILSGSFIYLGLPRALPSCRPASPPATPPPERGELLPVPQVSLLSAGGPDATRDITC; encoded by the exons ATGGTTGGGGGAGTCCTAACCTCGCTTGGCTTGGTCTTCTCGGCTTTCGCCCAAAGCCTCCTGCACCTCTACCTCGGCCTGGGCCTCCTCGCTG GCTCCGGCTGGGCCCTGGTGTTCGCCCCTGCCCTGGGTACCCTCTCTCGGTACTTCTCCCGCCGTCGGGTCTTGGCGGTAGGGTTGGCGCTCACCGGTAATGGGGCATCCTCGCTGCTCCTGGCACCTGCCTTGCAGTTCCTCCTTGATACTTTTGGCTGGCGGGGTGCGTTGCTTCTCCTTGGCGCTGTCACCCTCCATCTCACACCCTGTGGCGCCTTGCTTCGACCCTTAGCTCTCTCTGGTGACCCCCTGGCCCCACCTCGCACCCCGCTAGCTGCCCTCGGCCTAGGTCTCTTCAAGCGGCGGGCCTTTTCAGTCTTCGCTTTCGGGACAGCCTTGATTGGGGGCGGATACTTCGTCCCCTACGTGCACTTGGGTCCTCACGCTTTAGACCAGGGCATGGGGGGTTACGGGGCAGCGTTGGTGGTGGCTGTTGCTGCAGTGGGAGATGCCAGTGCCCGATTGGTCAGCGGATGGCTGGCAGACCAGGGCTGGGTGCCCCTTCCACGGCTTCTGGTTGTATTTGGGTCTCTGACTGGATTAGGGGTACTGGCAGTGGGACTAGTGCCCACTGTGGAGACGGAAGAGGGTTGGGGGGCTCCCCTGCTGGCCGCTGCTGGGGCCTACGGCCTGAGCGCCGGGAGTTACGCCCCGCTGGTTTTCGGTGTGCTCCCGGGGCTGGTGGGCCTTGGGGGTGTGGTGCAGGCCACAGGTCTCGTGATGATGCTGATGAGCCTCGGGGGACTCCTGGGCCCTCCTCTGTCAG GTTTCCTACGGGATAAGACAGGAGACTTCAGTGCCTCTTTCCTGGTGTGCAGCTCTTTCATCCTCTCGGGCAGCTTCATCTACTTGGGGCTGCCCAGAGCCCTCCCCTCCTGCCGACCGGCCTCCCCtccagccacccctccccctgaGAGAGGGGAGCTGCTCCCAGTTCCACAAGTCTCCCTGCTCTCCGCAGGGGGGCCCGATGCCACCCGCGATATCACTTGTTGA
- the Slc16a13 gene encoding monocarboxylate transporter 13 translates to MASRAEPPDGGWGWMVVLSAFFQAALVFGVLRSFGVFFVEFVAAFEEQAARVSWIASIGIAVQQFGSPIGSALSTKLGPRPVVMTGGILAALGMLLASFATSLTHLYLSIGLLSGSGWALTFTPTLACLSRYFSKRRSLATGLALTGVGLSSFVFAPLFQWLISNYAWRGALLLVSALSLHLVACGALLRPLSLTEDTAVGGPSAQIASLLHHGPFLRYTVALTLINTGYFVPYVHLVAHLQDLSWDPLPAAFLLSVAAISDLVGRVASGWLGDAVPGPVARLLMLWTTLTGVSLALFPAAQAPTTLVVLAVAYGFTSGALTPVAFSVLPELVGTGRIYCGLGLVQMIESIGGLLGAPLSGYLRDVTGNYTASFVVAGAFLLAGSGVLVTLPRFFSCRPAATPRAQNLVIEAPGTKIPLPKEEGLGED, encoded by the exons ATGGCGAGCAGGGCTGAGCCCCCTGACGGGGGCTGGGGATGGATGGTGGTGCTCTCAGCGTTCTTCCAGGCGGCGCTGGTGTTTGGGGTGCTCCGTTCCTTCGGTGTCTTCTTCGTGGAATTTGTGGCGGCGTTTGAGGAGCAGGCAGCCAGAGTCTCCTGGATCGCTTCCATTGGGATCGCGGTGCAGCAGTTTGGGA GCCCAATAGGCAGTGCCCTGAGCACGAAGTTGGGGCCCAGGCCTGTGGTGATGACTGGGGGCATCTTGGCCGCGCTTGGGATGCTGCTGGCATCGTTTGCTACCTCCTTGACCCACCTGTACCTGAGTATCGGGCTGCTGTCAG GCTCCGGCTGGGCCCTGACCTTCACGCCGACCCTGGCCTGCCTCTCCCGTTACTTTTCTAAGCGGCGATCTCTGGCCACGGGGCTGGCCCTGACTGGAGTGGGCCTCTCCTCTTTCGTGTTTGCCCCCCTCTTCCAGTGGCTGATCAGCAACTACGCTTGGAGGGGGGCCCTTCTGCTAGTGTCTGCCCTCTCCCTACACCTGGTGGCCTGTGGTGCTCTCCTCCGCCCGCTTTCCCTGACTGAAGACACTGCTGTGGGCGGCCCCAGTGCCCAGATAGCCTCCCTCCTTCATCACGGTCCCTTCCTCCGTTACACTGTCGCCCTCACTCTGATCAACACTGGCTACTTTGTCCCCTATGTCCATCTGGTGGCCCATCTGCAGGACCTGAGTTGGGACccactgcctgctgccttcttACTCTCAGTGGCTGCTATCTCTGACCTCGTGGGGCGTGTGGCATCCGGTTGGCTGGGAGACGCAGTCCCAGGGCCTGTGGCACGGCTTCTGATGCTTTGGACCACCTTGACTGGGGTGTCACTAGCCCTATTCCCTGCGGCTCAGGCTCCCACGACCCTGGTGGTTCTGGCTGTGGCTTATGGCTTTACGTCAGGGGCCCTGACCCCCGTGGCCTTCTCCGTGCTTCCTGAACTGGTGGGGACTGGAAGGATTTACTGTGGCCTGGGACTGGTGCAGATGATAGAGAGCATCGGGGGGCTGCTGGGAGCTCCTCTGTCAG GCTACCTCCGGGATGTGACAGGCAACTACACGGCTTCTTTTGTGGTGGCTGGGGCCTTCCTTCTCGCAGGAAGTGGAGTACTTGTCACCCTGCCCCGTTTCTTCTCCTGCAGACCAGCTGCTACCCCCAGAGCCCAGAACCTTGTAATAGAGGCGCCGGGTACCAAAATCCCCCTGCccaaggaggaggggctgggagaggaCTGA